Sequence from the Camelus dromedarius isolate mCamDro1 chromosome 12, mCamDro1.pat, whole genome shotgun sequence genome:
aCACTCTCAACAAACTGAGAAAAGAAGGGAACTTTCCTAACTTAACAAAACTgtctatgaaaaacctacagtgTACATTATACTAAACAGTAAAGACTGAATACTTTCCCTCTAAGTTAAGGAATTAGAGGAAATGTCTGCTGCCACCAATTCTATTAAACATTGTACTGAAGATTCGGGCTAGTACTGcttaagacaaaaataaatgaaggcatcagattggaaaggaaaaagtgaaactaTCTGTATAGATGATATGATATGTCAAAAGCTCGATGGAATCTACCCCGAAAAGTTACAAAAGTAAATGTCAGGAAATAAGGTTGAAGGGAAGCATACAAGATAAGTACACAAAAGCCAATTGTATTTCCAATTACTAGCAACAGACAATtagaaattggaatttttttcatttaaaattttcaaaattgtcaatattcatttcatttaaaaatgtttaaataccaTGTCAATAGtatcaaaaaatatgaaatactttcaAAAAAGATGTGCAAGATCTGTAAGCTGAAACTTACAAAGctttgctgagagaaattaagacctaaataaataaaacacctgaTCATGGATCAGAAGATTCAGTATTGTGAAGATGCCTAATCTCTAAAAGATTTGATGTgattccaatcaaaatctcagcaggcTTTTTGTAGAATCTCGGATAGCCAaaagaactttgaaaaagaacaaagctggagggcCAACATTCTTGATTTCAAGAGTTACTGTAAACTATAGTAATCAGGATAGTGTGATATTGGCCTCACATTAGACAAAtaggatcaatggaacaaaatagcccAGAAAAGGACCCACAGGTACCATGGATAACTGGTTTTTTACAAGGTTCAAAGGCAACTCAGTGGGAAAAGGATAGTTTTTTCAACAAGTCATTTTGGAACAGGATATccacaagggggaaaaaacaagccAACATCGACCTACTCAttgtaccatatacaaaaattaactcaagatgtatcaaagatgtaaatgtaaaatgtaaaagctaaaactttaTAATATCTAGTAGAAAACAGTAggaaatctttgtgaccttggtttAGGCAAAGAGATCTCAGATACAGCACCAAAAGAATAATTcatagaagaaaaacataaactggacttcatcaaagttaacagttttttattcttcaaaagaTATTATTGCTaagtaaatgaaaacacaaaccacagACTGAGAGATAAAAATTACAAGTACTGTTGAACTACTGTATACAACTACTGATGAAGTACTTGTATACAGAATTTCTGAAGAACTCTCAAACATGTaaaccaagagaaaaaatgagaaaaaatttagaCACTtcattaaagaatatatatatgtgtgtgtgtatatatatgtgtgtgtgtgtacatatgtgtgtgtgtttgtgtatatataaatataaggaaGGCAAGTAATGTTCAACattgttagggaaatgcaaagtgaaaccacaatgaggtaaCGACATATCTATTAAGATAGCTAAAATTAAAGAGATCAACCATACCAGATGCTGATGAAGacgtggaggaactggaactctcccacactgctggtgggaatgtaaaatggcacaaccgctttggaaaacagtaagtTAAACACACATCTACTATATGATCTAGCCACtatattcctaggtatttacccaaaagaaatgtatGTCTCTACAAAggcttgtacacaaatgttcacagcagctttatttgtaacagccagacagtggaaacaacccaaatgcccatcaacaggtgaatggctaaacaaatAGTAGCATATCCggatatacagtggaatactgctcagtaacaaaaaggaataaattgtTGATAACATGCAACAATGTGCATAtaactcaaaataattatgtgaaATTATGTGAAAGGAGACCCACCAAAAAGCACATACAGGAGTTGGGGGaggtatggctcagtggcagcatgCATGCTTGAcgtgcacaaggtcctcggttcaatccccagtgcctctgttaggTGGGgggaaatttgtttaaaaaaacgaGTTCGTACAACATGATTCCATGTGTATAACTCTCTAGTAAGCACAAACTAACACATAATGACAGAAGGCAGATCAAGTCATTGCTTGGGGATGGAAGTGGAAAGAGGGAGGGatttacagaggggaaaaaagaaagcttcaaGAATGATGGAGgtgttcattatcttgactggTGTTTTCATGGGTGTACACGTATGTCAAAACATATCCTACTGTACATTCTGAATATAATGCGATTTATTGTacgtcagttatacctcagtaaagctcaATAAACAGCTCTATAAATCTGtgtttaaacaattaaaaaggcGTAAGCAACATCCCAAATCAGTGTACAATTCGACCCGCCACATTGTACGTAGGTAAGTCACCAGGAAACTGACGGTGTTCCCGGTCTGAGAATTCTCGCGATACCCACCTCCGCGGCTTGCTTTGTTAATCTGCCTGCACTGCCAGGCTTTGGGGTCGAGTTCCACTCTGCTCTCGTCTGCTTGGGCGTGGGCTCCAAGTTAACCATAGGCGTCTCCCTACATAAAGTTTGGGATCATatagttaaaatacttttaaaatgctttttaattgaagtatagttgatttaaaatgttgcattagcttctggtgtatagcatggatggacttggagggcattatgctaagtgaaataagtcacataaagacaagtactgtaagatagcacttacatgtggaatctaaaaaaatacagcaaactagtgagtataacagaaaggaaacagactcaaagatgtagagaaggaactagtggttaccagtggggagagggaaaggggcggggcaggatggaggtggaagattaagaggtacaaactatcaggtataaaataagctacaaggatgtattgcacAACATGGGAGTATAGCTAATATTTCATGATAACTagaaatggagtataacctttaaaaattgcgaattactgtattgtatacctataacataatattatacatcaaatacacttcaatttttaaaaaatgatattgtaaactaaatacataaataaattttaaaaataaaaatatacatcttGTAAGCACCCTTGTAAAGTGATTCTGTTCTGAGGATCTGGACAATGGCCCTGTGGCTAGAAAATGCTACAAGGCAGCCTCCCACCAGCCCTTCCCAGGCTTGGTCTCCAGCTGTTATTACCAGGAGGAGCACACCAGCTTTCTGCCGACTGGTTAGTAGTAGGCTGGCTCACATAGAAACTAACTCAGGATTTGTTTTACAGAATTGCCATCAAAGTTGGTTCTTCAGAAGGCTTCTAACCACCCCAAAGCTCAGTCCTTCCATACAAAGAAAGAATCTTACCCTTGCTGGACGCTGCTTCTGCTCTGTTCTAACGTGCCCGGCTGTGGCTGCTTGGGCATGAGCTGGACCAACGCGTGAGAGCCCACAGAGTCTTctaattcaagagaaaaaaaaatttctttaaaccaCAATTGCCTTCTCTGGAGCGTGAACCCTGTGAAAGGAGAGTTGGAGCGAGCACCTCAACAGCTCTGCGAAGGTGGGAGCTCCTGTCTAGAACCGAACCTGGCTCCTGATCAGCCCTCAATAAACTTTTGGATGAAGGGGGGCTATGGGGGTGCGACCATCCTGGAGGGGGCCCATTTCCTCTGGGAAAGAGAGACTCTGGAATTCCCAGAGACAGAACAGGGGAGGGGACGAAGTGTGAGTTGCCACTACCGAAGATGGCAGAACCCTGGGGCTACACCCAACTGCAGAAGCTTCTGCCAAGCTAGAGCTGTTGTGGAGCCTACCTGCCCGGCAGCTGCCACGTCTGCCCCATGTCCACCCGAAATACACTAGGAAGGCAAATACCCGAGAGAGACACTGGATGCCTGGCTCCCTTCAGTTAAATTAATAACGAAAGATCATTCCGAAATCGTCACTCATTTCGGCTACAGGCATTTCGCACAATGCCCAAGTATCTGCAAGGAGGGTTGAAAGAAACTGTGGTGACCTTGCTGGGGGTCCGATGGCCGGCTGGGACAGGGGGAACGATCCAGGGGGGTTCCAGGCCGGGGCGTGGTGGCTCGGTGGAGGGGAGCCTCATTCCTGTGGCGACCCGACTGGGGCACAGCTGAATGTCCCGGAGCAGGCTGACTGTCATTCGGCCGTATACTCGCGGTTCTCGACGCGGCTTTGAGGCGGGGCCGGGGGAACCTAGGGAAGCGGCGCCCGCAATCGCCCCCGGCGGCGGGGCTCAGGCCCATCCCGCTGCTGCCGCCCCGCGGGTCCCAGGGCCTCCCAGAGGGCGACGCCCCAGGCCAGCTCCCCCGAGTCGGCGGAGCCACGGAGTCCGGGGCGCTGGGCGCAGCGCGGTGAGGAACTGCGCCCCCGAAGGGCGGAGGGGCGCGCAGCAAACGGCGGGGGCGCGCGGGGCGCGGGGAGCGCGTGCCCGAACGCCGCGGGAGCGGTCCCGGCGCTTGAAGGCCCAGGAACCTGCGGGGTTTtgagaggaaaggcagagaaaagcCATAGAGGAGGGTACTGGTGAGGTGGAAAGGAACAGAATAGTTTGCTTAAGGCTCGGAGGTGGCATCTGATGTAGCTGGAGAAGACAGAGGAGCGACATCTGCCCACAGGTCCATGGAGCCGACAGAGGAGCAACACAGGGAGACAGGGCTTGAGGCCAGGTTCGGAGGGCCTGGGGATCACACTCGGGAGTTAAAATTTGGGAGTATGCAGACTTTCAGGCAGATTGATAGGTAGATAGATCttctatatgttttatttaaattatgtataatatgtttaatatatacaaaagaatacatGGACCACATGTAGTTATGAAACATGATGAAAATTACCACCCACGAATACACCATCCTGCGTTAAGAACCAGCACAGGTGATCCTCCCACGTGTGTTCTTCCCTTGTGCCGTCTTCCcgactcctccctccccaccccaccccctccccgcgaACGTCACCTCTCTCCTGAGGTTTTGTCTATCATGGcgttgctttttaaaagtttttaaaaaatctcttctttgTACTCCTAGCACGTGTTTCGTTTTGCTTATTTGAAGCTTACAGAAATATCGCGCTCTATGTCATCTTCTACAATCTGCTTCTTTCCAAGTTGTCTCTATAATACATGCACATTGCCTGTACGCATAGACCTGTAATTTGTTTTCCCTGCTGGAAAATATTCCATGATAGGAACTGCCTAGGATATTATGGGGTCTGCAACCCAGCAGGGAAGGGTCAACATAATGTGGTCAACAGCAATGTTTGGGGGGGAAAAATCAAGTTTCAGGTTTTGAGCTGAGATTCTGCAATAAACCTATGAtccagaggggagggaagaagcttGGTGGGATACACAGCAAAATAACCAGAAGTGCTGTGTCAGCCTATCGAGGTTATGGGTGATGCctgttcttttccccattttacaataTTTCTACCTAAATGGTAAAAGAGGTAaataaaagagagggaaaagaggtAAATAAAAAGCAACTGGCTTTGTCCTACTGGTTCTCCCCTCCAAGTGTTTGTCTTCTCTCTCCAATTAGACTGGAAGCTCCCTGAGAGCAAGATTGATCACTGCCCCCTGTAACGACCCCAGCGCCCAGTATGAAAAATGGCTGCAGCCACTAAAGCTCACTTATGGGACAGAACAGCACTGAACGAAATCGAAACTGGTGGGGAGGgtgatagctcagtggcagagtgcgtgcttagcatgcatgacgtcctgggttcaaaccccagtaatagtgaaaaaatatatatgtatatgtatacctaATTGCCTTTCCCCCTTGAAGAATGAAACTGTTTTCTCAAGAGAATGTTAACTTTCTTTCAGGCGACAGCACCTTCATTCCTTCAAAACCACGGATTAACCTTCTGGTGTCCAGGCTCCATCCAGATTGATTTctgcacccccacctcctccagaatGGTCTTGACTGGAATGAGCCAGCTTGCCACGCTTCCAGATTATCTCCTATGTTTTTCTAGAACCTTCCCAATCATTTGGTTCAAGATGTTGGAGTCACTTTTCTTGGTCCTTTTTCCTTCATCTCCCTTATCCAGCCAGCTGTCAGATTCTATCAGTTCTTCTCGCCTAGTAGTTCCCCTAATTATCCCGCCCTCTGTTCCACGATGATGCAAAACTGGTCCCGAGAGAATGAGGGTCCATGAGAGTCTCCAGTGACCTGGGGGAACCAGATAGAAGGAAAGGGTGGAGATGTAGACCTATGCGCTAGTCCCTCCCTAGGCCCAGAGAGTGGTGCCTGTGCAGGAGCAGGGATTGTGAAAGAGGCTGCTGGATCACAGAATGGGGGAGAGTGGGGCACCTTGAGAGCTCCGACCAGGGATTATGCTTCCCAGGCTATTAACCAGTAATTGACAGGTATCAATAAAATTGCCTCAGTTGCAATCTGTGGCCAGCTAGCAGTGTATGTGAGTATTTTGTGCTTGGGCCACAGTACCATTCCTGCTGGGGGAGAGACAGATGAGGCAGAGGAGCCAAAAACCGTCACCACCTCTTACAGGCACTCACTCCCTAAATATATTTTGAGCACTTCCTCTGTGTCAGGCATTGCTCATTACGGAGAGCATAAGAATAAATGTGCTCTCGTGGAACTTacaggtgggggagagggggaatAGGAGACAAACCTTCAACAATTCTTTAATGCGTAACAACAGGTTATGATAAGTGGTCTCAGGGAAAATCACAGGGTGTAGGGAGCTGGGGGGTGCCAGCCTGGGACAGGGGAAACCCCCTGCCAGTGTCACAGtcatcctcagcctcttcctggACCTCTCCCACAAGCTCCCCTTCACTCTGGCTCAGGAGGAGGAAtttaccctcccccactcctggATAGACCAACAGACACTAAGGCCCTGTCTTATCCTGGAGCCACTCAGACTCAACCAGCTCTAGACGTGTGTTTTAAGACCAACCAGGCCCCTCCCACCTGTCAAAACCTGGggtcacctgaaaagaaacatgaaacACACCATCCgcttccttctgctgcctcccctccccactgcagaCCCTCAGCACTCCCCTCTCCTTACTGTTGCAAAACCCTGGGGTTTCAGAAAGAGAACAGTTATGGCTGCTcctctgttatgggctgaattgcaTCGAGTCCTAATCCCCTGCAactagaatgtgactgtatttggagataaggcctttaaaaaggtaattaaagtaaaatgaggtcatatgggcAGGCCCCAGTCCAATATGGCTGGgctccttataagaagagaataGGACACAAATGCCAGCAAGCCTGGAGCCAAGCagagccctgccccctgccccccgccccaccccctgcctcttgtttatggAAAAGCTGAAGCCTCTGGGCCTCCCTGAGTCTCAggagagcaggctcaagcagttgatgCTTAGGACAACAGAGTCACAGGCTCACTGTCTGACacacattcctgagttgttttacaggtACCATAACTGGCACCAGAGAGAGGGAGTAAACGCTAActgcatgatgaccagactgCAGCCATGACACAAGCTGCTCCATCTAGAGCAGGACTGAGTCTACGGCTAGCACAATGCCAAGAACTGGCCTTAAAGAGAATGAGCCTAGCACTACTGCTCATAATCATCTGTATCTTTGTGGGCATCAAAATAACTCTAGTTTGTTCTGCCCCTGTATGTAAGCAGGCAACTAAAActgtcagcaaagagatgcttCAACCAACCCCAGGTTGATATCTTTTACCCTAAGACATCAACGCCTTTTTTATCAGCGTGAAGCAGTTACAGAAGACAGACCTTCACCCATAATCCATACAAATGGAATGACATCTGGTGTGGGGGCATTTGTAAGCAGCTCCTTGCAGAAAACCCCGTTTGCCTTGTCACTTTAGCAAAGCTACATTGTAATTAACAACGGCATCCCCATGCTTTACAAATCTTTCTACCACACAATGCCTTGCCTCACCTGTTGGTTTTCACCATAGatggaagaaatagaaatggagAATCAGTAATTAACAaatgaccagatctcttccctagcttccccttcagtaatctTGTGAACAAACTGTGTGGACAAGAGTGCTTCTGAGGAAAAGGGGGTGGTGACAACTCTGACCCCCGTCTCAATGATCCACTGAGAGTACTtcctgttttccctttaaaactttcatggctgagtcGAAATTCAGAAATAGTTTTGGGGGACACTGAGTCCACCATCTTCCTCCCCAGATTTCCGGCATTCTGATTAAAGGCAATTTTTCTATCAACATTGTCTCTTTCGAGCATTGATTTTTGAGCAGCGAGCAGCCAAACCCAAGTTCGGTAACAAGACAAGAGGAGGGGCCCCAGGAAAAAGTGACTCTGCCAatgccttgatcttgggcttctagcctccagaactgtgagaaaataaactcctGGTGTTTAAGGcgcccagtctatggtatttgttATGGCGGCCCTAGCTAACTGAATCCTCTTCCATCCTCAATTCACAGAGGAGGCACTGAGGCTGGGATGGGAGTAGGGGAGGGGCACCATTTAGATGCTGTGAGGATGGGACCAGGACCCATATGTGACTCCCAGTAGCAGGGAGTCCTGCCCAACTGGTTTCTCTACCTTTGGTTTGTACCCCCTGCTGTGTATGTAGATTCTTCTTTCTGAACACACCTCGGATTGAATTTCCCCACACAAAACACCTTCAGCCACCCAGCTCCACATACCCAGTAGGATCTGAACAAACTCCTTGGCTTGTACCCTAAGCCCTGCCAGTTAGAACCTAAGTCAATGTCTGCAACGTTAACATGCATGAGAATCACCAGGAGAGTGTGTAAAATGCTGCCTCCTGGGCCCCGCCACCAAAGGCTCCTGTTCAGTACGTCTGGGGTGGGGACCAAACATTGGCATTTCTAACAGGCTTCCAGGCAATGTGCACGGAGCCCTCGAATAGCTGCTCTGGCTAACAAGCCTCTTTTCCCCAGGGTCACCCACGCACCCGCCCCTCTAACAGAGCAGCTGGTTGCTTTTCCCTCACCACCCCATGCCCTTGAGCCTTTGCCCAGCCTGATCCTGCCAGGATCCCTGCTGCCAACTCTAACACTGTGGTCAGACCCAGGACCTCCCAACTCAGGATAAAGTTGACAGGGTGTGCTGCTTTTTAAAGGGAAAGCGTTACTGGAATTCGAACTAGAACTGGAATGACTCTAGTCCAAAGGATCATAGAGGAGCTTGAAATAGAAACAACACAGACATCTAGACCCACCCCCAGATACAGACCTCCCTTCAAGACACTGTGACCCCGTGGTCACCCTTTCTATGTACAGATGATCAAAGGGAGTCCCAGAGAAGGTAAGTGAGTTGTCCCAGGGCACACAGCACATTAGAGCAGATGCTGAGCAGGACCCCAGGTCTTCAGTGCAGCTGCGTGCTCCCCACTGCCTACCTGTGTGCTCCCCACTGCCTTTTCTAACCCTAAGAGGGTCTCCTgtctccctgccctttcccacctcccccaacccactTTCCTATGACTCCAGATGGGCGCTCGCATTTCCAGCCAGTGCTGAAATGGAGTCCCAGAGGTCTATACAACTTGCCAAAGGGACAAGAGTGGGGAAAAGGGCAGGGAAATGAGGGAGAGACTAAAACCTTTTGTGCAGAACGGAGGCCACTCATTGGCGTCCAGGAAGCTGGAGGCGGGGCTTCTCCCGCGACCCACCCACGTGTTCTaccagccctgcctctgacccAAGGTGGGCTCAGACCACAGCCCTGGGAACCACAAACCCTTGCTGGCCCCAAAGGAGACAGACTCTGGCTTGTCTCGGCAACAGGCTGTATGCTTCATACCCTGAGGCACTGATTAGTTAGTTGGTTAGTTCCTGCAAGCTTTGCACCCCTCAACACAGATTTCTGCTCACACGAGTCCAAtcagtggggctggagctgggatgaGGCACTGGGGGTGACAGCTGTCCTCCCAGACCTGCTCCAAGTGTCATTTGGACCCTCCAGGTGCAGGTGAGACAAACAGCTGGGAGAGCTGCCCAAGACACTTAGGGTCCTGGCAGAGAAAGGGAAGTCAGTCCAGTGGGCACAGGGTTCCTGGAATCGGGATCTGCAACCCAAGTTGGaggtgccccacccccaccatgtcACCGGGAGAAACTCTGGACCCGCTGCCTGACACCCTCATTCTGCAGCCGCCAGTCTTCCACCCGGTAAGCAGCTGCTCGCATCTGGAACCTCCTGGGTCTCAGggctcctcctttcctccttccagcTGGGCCCAGACTCCCAGGTTGGGGGGTGGAGAGGCCCTCAGTTGTGAGCCCCGCTTCCCCAGCACCCGCGCATGGGCTCTGGAAGACCCTCCTGAGCTTAGCAAAGTGGCTGACCAGCTCATTCTCACTTGAGTGTCAGTTACTGTTGGGCTCATGGGGGTCCttgcattttaaaagtaatagAGCCTGGAGACACAGTGTAGTGCCCTCCTGCATGATGGGTGGCCAGGAGGACCTGGGGGAGTGTGTAGTAGGGTAGGAGGGGGACACTGATTACCTAGGAAGGGCAGTCGTATCTCCAGCCTGGAAGGGAGCCAGGTCAAAACCTCCAAgtcagaggtggggctggggtctcctcgattccttctgtttcctccttcagCTCCTGCAGGTTCCTTCGGCTCCTGCAGGTGCCCTGCAGGTTTCCTGAAGCCTAGCAGTGCTTTACAGAAGGCTGAACTCCCAGCAGACTCCCCCCTCCCACTGATGAGCACTAATTACCACTTTCTCTTTACTTGGTCCTCTCCTCCCAGGAGAGCTCCAACAACTCACTTAATTACAGGCCAGGCCGGGAGCCCGGGAAGTGGGAGGGACTGACATGCTGAGCCTGGTTAAGCTGTGGGCGCTCTGACAGCCCGgggtctcctgcagcccgtttgGCAAGCTGTGAGCCCCCGCCTGGAGGGCAGCGCTGCTGGGTCGCAGCTCTTTCTAGGCGGTTTGGGCTTCTGAAGGCTGCTGGGAGCTGGAGAACACCGCATGAGGGCCAGCCTTGTGATACTGCCCAACATGTACCGGCTGCTTGTTCACGTTTATTCTGCAAACACCTCTTCAGAGCCCACGCTGTCCAGGCCAGGCACTGAGCCTAGAGAAGGGAAAGACAGGGCTTCAGCTGTGGGGGGCTCGTGCCTCCCGGCATGAAGAGCCAGCCATACGTCACCCGGTAAGCCGGCCAGCCAAGGACCAAACTAGCCGTGCCTGCAGCGAGCATGCTGAGGGAAGGAATGATTCAGGCACCAAAATGGATGATGCCTGGAGAAGGTGTCAGAGCCCGGAAAGTCAAGTCAGATTTCACAGACTAGAGGGCGAGCAGCAGAAACAGTCCCTGAAAAGGGAGGGAGTTGTATTTTAGGAACGCCAGGGGAAAGCTGAGCTGGGAAGGTAGGCTGGGGACATTGTCAGGTATCTCGCCGACATCTATATGAGGGTCTGCATTCAGGCCCCAACCAGTCCAACTTTCTGCCTCCCAGTTCCCAGACTCTGGCCAATAAGAAGTCCTCAGCAAGCCTCAATGCCAGGCTTCTGAAGGCCAGGGAGGCAGCCCGAGGACAGTAAGCCTCACTAGGGATACCACTGTGCCctaggagctggggagagggtctGGGCTGGTGCGCCAGGGGGCAGGGGAGCTGAATCCGGCTTCCGCAGTGCCATGTGGCTTTCTGTGTGAAGGTCCAGGAGAGGGGAGTAGATGGAAGAGAACATTTCGGAGAAAGCTAATTTTTCCCCATCGGGACACTTTCTGTCTGGGGTGGGAGAGTTCACTTTT
This genomic interval carries:
- the LOC135322635 gene encoding phospholipase A and acyltransferase 5-like — protein: MGLSPAAGGDCGRRFPRFPRPRLKAASRTASIRPNDSQPAPGHSAVPQSGRHRNEAPLHRATTPRPGTPLDRSPCPSRPSDPQQEDSVGSHALVQLMPKQPQPGTLEQSRSSVQQGETPMVNLEPTPKQTRAEWNSTPKPGSAGRLTKQAAEVYLGWRALSHLLRAQIEQRRSRKNNLSLLELGGPSFPAL